Within Cololabis saira isolate AMF1-May2022 chromosome 14, fColSai1.1, whole genome shotgun sequence, the genomic segment atacaagacttttcattttttgcggctccagacacatttgttttttgtgtttttggtccaatatggctctttcaacattttgggttgccgacccctgagctagaccATACTTTTGAAACCCTTCATTGCAAATGTGGCTGTTTGGGCCaaagtatttcttttttttgttaaagtgTGACACTAGAGGGCACCCTAACACCCTGCTCCTCACTTACACAATCCATTCAATCACTCACACCTTTGCCCCAGTTGGAAACACAAGAGCAAGTTGCAAACTTGTTTTCATCTGGTCACTGCGTGTACTCACCTACTCCCCCAAATGGCAACGAGTTGACCGAAAAGTGAACCAGACAGTCGTTGGCCAGAAATCCTCCACTGGAGGTCTCGTCTCTCATTCTGTGTATCaccttcaaaagaaaaatcaagtCAAACACGATCCATGACCTACGTGCTGGTACCCATTCGTGGTACAAGTGCTGTTAGATACCTTGTcgttgtttcaaatatttttattgaacaaATAATTTTCAATTGCAACAGTTTTAGACATATAatcgtttcattttttttttttacacaaaaaaaagaacaatagataGCAGTAgattaaatacaaataatagtaaaaataattaaaaaaaggggggggcaaAGAACAGTTGGGCTCGATTGTGtgtaaaggaaaaagaaatgctCCCTCCCATATCCACCCACAGACTGCACAGTTCAATTTCCTTTAAGAAAAGAGATTAAAGGATGCCAAATCTTTTCAAACTCTGGTAGTTTGTCATTAACAGTGTATCTTATTTTCTCCAGGTGGAGTGTATCTGTCAATTCAGTAATCCATCATTCAATGAGGGAATATCTTTCCCTTTCCAGAATTGCAGGATAAGTTTTTTTGCCGTTATCAAAGAATATGATATAAGCCTGAGTTTTGCGGGATCTATATTTACCATTCGATGAGGAATTCCAAAAATAACAGTTGGATACCTTGTCATGTGATGAGAAGACGTACAGGGCCAGAGGTTTCTCTCTCTTATTTATGTACTTGATGGCCTCATCCAGGCCACTGATAGGCAGGATGGGAAGCAGGGGTCCAAAAATCTCCTCCTGCATCACCTTTGCTTCGGGCTTCACATCCCGCAGGATTGTGGGAGCTGAACAGAGCACAAAAACGCCATCAGACTGTAGTTAAAAACACCCGATGGAAAGCTTTCAAGGAAATCTGTTGGGAGGTTGATGCTTGATCTAAATGACTGAACTTTTACCTATGAAACAGTCTGCCTCATCGTTGTCTCCTCCTGCTGCGACCGTGGTGTCGTCTAACAAGCCCATGATCCTCTTGAAGtggcgttgattgatgatgcgTCCGTAGTCTGGGCAGGTTTTTGGGTTGTCTGTGTAGAACTCCTGTAAAAATGACAGCAAATAGGAATAAAGGATCTTTAAAATGGAGTGAATGTAACCTGGCTTTGCCTGGCTTTGCCTTAATGTGGGAATTCTCCACTTTGAGCTGTGTTTTTCACGTCTTCCCTACCTTAACAGCCTTCTTGACCTCTTGGATGACCCGGTCCTGGACGCTGGGCTCACACAGGATGTAGTCTGGGGCGATGCACGTCTGACCACAGTTTGTGTATTTTCCCCAGGCGACGCGCCTGTAAAGCACCGTGGGGATTAACATGAGGGCGTCAgcaaggagctgctgcagcataaCAAACACTGCATTTAAAAATACTATCTGTAACTGTCTGTGAGCCAGAGTTCATTGTTTAGAGTTCattttataacattttacatgttataaaaacacaaatatatccAAGTGCATTAAGTGTTTTAAATTGAATAATAAGAGAGTTTAGGAtagtttattttgaaagggtgtGGTCACTTCCCCTGGTCTGTCGTGAGGGTCAACTGAGGGATTGTGGGTCAAAAGTAAAAGCGCGGGACCACAGACAATGGAGGCAGGATGGCGTGACACGGGATAGAGAATTACTAatgaaattaattatttattattatttattattttaattactaTTAATTCATTAGAAAATCAAGACATCAACAAAGTCCACGATCCAAACTGATGtcttgattttctttcttttgttctccttctcctccattgGCAAAATCATAGAACACCGtgaaaactacaaatagaaGCAGAGAGTCCATATGAGTCCATTGTAACTAAACGCTGACCCAAcgtatacaaataaacacatgAAGTGTCCACTGTCTGTTCAAAGCATTTTGGAcacaatcacaaaataaaatacatttgaaatcAGACACAATTACTGTTTGCGCCTCTTGAACGCAGTGTAATTCTCTATCCCGTGTCACGCCTTCCTGCCTCCATTGTCTGTGGTCCCGCGCTTTTACTTTTGACCCACAATCCCTCAGTTGACCCTCACGACAGACCAGGGGAAGTGACCacaccctttcaaaataaaatatccttAACTCTCTTATTATTCAATTTAAAACACTTAATGAACTTggatatatttgtgtttttataacatgtaaaatgttataaaatGAACTCTAAACAATGAACTCTGTCTCACAGAATCTGAATTAAAATGTTCCATGTTTTGGTGTTATAGATGTAAATTGTTGTAAAAAGACGGGAAAAGATAAGTCTTAAGTTCTTGAGTTGTTATGAAATGTCTGTCTTCTCTTCTGTGGGCTGTGCCTCTTTTGAAAAGGGTGTGGCATCTAACCATGTCTGAGGTACAGGAAAACCCAACCCAGATGATCTTAACTACTAGGTCTGGGATGTAACAGCACGCTAAAGATCCTAACTGCTCACTGAATAACTCACTTTCAGATCTGGTCAACAACAAATAAAGTGACAGGGTCTCGTTactcactgcaacgtgcaattatgtaaatatccatctgtaaatatccatcagttatctttttatatactagtatttctctctattatttatctttcttattattattattattattattgtataccagtttactgtttatagtgtgttattattattactgtgttattactttttctattgatgcctcttgtttttgcactatcccctttgctgctgtacactgcAAATTTCctctctgtgggactattaaaggcttatcttatcttatcttatcttatcttatcttatcttatgttcatgtttttgaGTTATTAGTTAAACATGTCTCCTTTAAGACGAGGAATAGTGAAAAGACTCGGACCTGCAGGCTATGCTTATGTCGCAGTCCTTGTCGATGTAGCAGGGACTCTTGCCGCCCAGCTCCAGGGTGACGGGCGTCAGGTGTTTGGAGGCGGCCTCCATGACCACTCTGCCCACCATGCTGTTCCCGGTGTAGAAGATGTGGTCGAACCTCTGACGGAGCAGCTCCTGGGTCTCCGTCACACCTCCCGTCACCACGGGGTAAAGCTCCTGCCACACAGGTCAAAGTCTTAAATGAAGATCTCACATGGTACGATTCAGCCATTTCACGCGGTCTGCCGAGAACAAACCCTCCCCAAACTAAACaataattagggctggggatcgattcaaatgtcaagaatcgattcgattccaattcttaagattcagaatcgattatcaagatttgattcgatccgattcgtttcgattccgatattgatttgggttagtgttattaaaactgttttttgagcttttgcatgaatgatatgactgtagttatgcaaaatattactactagtattatattgagattaaacagcaagtattggcagctaatgatgctgtaaggaccaatcagctcccagaatgctgatagaactgctttcagaaacatcatgtgggtcagaattactaaacagatccagggaggaaacagagacggatgaaatcggttttcccgatttttcccacattccatttttatttgttccattttcggtctattttggtttttcatttttgagaatttggtttttagcattttttgcaaatgtaaccccaagacagtatataaagtaatgaaatatagacaatttatgcaattataactgaacattttaatgttttcatacctttaaacatatttaaaggcaaaaacatggcaccagttattgtcgtgtccaacaaaacattccttttttggggataaacaaaaaaataaccaaaagttgtaatgtaatgatgaaaaaaaaatacataaataaataaaagaaaattaaaaaaaatccccccccccaaaaaaaaaaattaaaaaaaaatcgatctttagacatatgaatcgatttttaggaattaatatgagaatcgatttagaattgggaaatcgattttttcaacacaggcctaccaaTAATCGTGTCTTGTTTCCTTGAATTTACATGACCCATCCTTACTTTGTCAATATAAATTGGCAGCAGTTCCTCCATAACTTTTGAAGTGTGAACGCAGACTTCTGAGGGCTTCACCACCGCTGCATTACCTGGACAGGTGGATGAGAGACGCGGCATGAGTGACGTGACAGAATGAATCACTATGAATGAACACCATGAATATGTGCTTGTTAGTTTCCCTTCATGCTGATTGATGCAGTTTTCTCTACTAAGTTACAAACAAACTTAAAGTGAAACATGCTGAAAGGGTTAACTACTAAAAAGAAAGTGTAAATGTGtctacagacaaaaaaaaagaagaactgcTCAGTTCTGTTGTTGATCAGTAAAATCACTATCACTCAAACAGAATAacgatccaggtcctggtccaggtttcttcctcctaaaggggagttttctttGCCGCTTATTTGGCTTGAGGTTtttcctgccattgtttatattatgtttatgtaataattgctcaggggtcatgttctggtctctggaaagatcctagagaaaaCTTcggttgtaatagacgctatataaataaaatttaattgaaattgaaaataacattttaatattATAACAACCTCAGATTTGCTATCAAATCTTATACGGGACCAAAAATGACAAGAATAGAAGCAGTTTTGAATGAGAACTGAAAATATGTTTGAAGCAGAACAGTGATTATTGTTAGCAAATTATATAGGGTTCCTACAGACAAACCAAAGTAATGTTAACTTTGTAAGTCTACAGAAAGGTGTAGAAAGGGCTGTTTGTGCACAAATCGTGGTCTGGTTCATGTTATCCTTTCAAATTCGTGCAAATTACTGCAAATTGACGCAAAGGGAGGAGAGCTTATAGGCTCTGCTTCGAACATTTGTCTATTATGCTGTAATTATTTGAGAACTGATCCAGCTCTATCAAAGCAGATTTGGACTATTAAGGAGCAGGAGAGGATCTACTTATAAAAACAGTCCTTTTTACACACGGACACAGTACACTGTACACAGACATGGTTAAATTACCTCAGTTTGACTGCAGGTACCCTATCCACACTCCACTAATATTCAACTTTGACCGCACAACGCTTGAAAGTACAACACTTTAAACGGTTAAATGAGTTAGTTCTAGATATCTGGAGATGGTGAAGTTGATCTTTGACTTCCATCTTTATTTTATGATCTCTGTCATCATCAGTTTATCAAACACTTCTGACCCACAGAGCTGACATGTGCACTTACGTAAGATCCCATATCATCAGAGCAAAGCTCAAAGTTCACTACTTTGCAAATACCCGCTGCCTGGGCGCCAAGCCCCGCTCCTCTGGTGTCTGAGCTGAAGCAGGATATGACTAGAGGTGCTACTCTTCCTGCAGTAATATCTAAAGAAGTTAACTCATGGGATGGTTTATAAGCATGTGTTAGAAATACTGAAGTGTCATGCTGAAGAGTCACAAGACAACTCTCCACAGCGAGCTTTGCATTACAAAAGAGATCAGAGCAGACCCTTTTAGAGTCTCTGCACAAACTCTAAGTAGCTTTTGGGGCAAAAGTTGTATAAATACATCAGATTTTAACCTACaaaaatacaatacacataCCTCGATGAGGGGATCATAGTACACAAatatttaaatgacaaatcaaCTCTTGTAttacaaaatactttttttcacGGTTCACAGAGTGACCTTTGACCCACTTATCACAAGCTCTGAAAACAAGAGCTTTCTTTGATTTTGACACAAAAAAAGGAACTGGAGTGGTTTCGACCCCTAAGTGACGAAACTCAACTGGGAACTAGGAGACACTCTGGCATTGTACTGTACATAGTTTGTTGTATCAGAAAAATATCTAAATGGTTTTAGCGTTCAGTGCAGCCCTGAGCTCATCGGAGCGAGCAAAGGTCATGCATCTTGCGCCACAAATCTCACAGAGCAAAAACCCGCTGGGATCGAATGTGAACCTGACTCCGCCACGCCCTGCACTTTGACCCGGCGCGGTGCCGTACCAGCAGCGATGGCTCCGATGAGGGGCTGGATGGTGATGGCCCAGGGGTAGTTCCAGGCCCCGATGATCAGCACCACCCCCAGGGGCTCGGGCTTCACGTACACCGTGTCCGAGAGCGTCAGCAGGTTCTTCTCCACGGGTCGGGGAGCGGCCCATTCTTTCAGCTTCTTGAGAGCCAGGTCGATCTCTCCCTCCACACCCAGAGTCTCATACAGCTGCGTCCCACACTCGCTCTGGGGAGAAACACAGGAACTTTAAGTTTGTATTGTGTTCTGTAAATTTAGGAGCTCTACATACATGACAAACTTTATTTGCACCAGCAAAAGAGGTTTAGTATCCTGagctgactgactgaaggactgatTCTCGCTGGATTGTTGGACATCAAGGACCAAATATCACTTTAGTGTGAatttaaataacaataatatgacaataagatgtgcaataatataagatgtgaaatatctgccaatctgccagtctacctctcaacactccacctgctttttctgcaccgtttcttctttcaaccaactgtatatactgttcatattctgtgattatacatattttgtatatattttttgtattttttatatattttttattctgacttttcagtctttttaccccgcccctgcatgtgtgtgctaagtgtactgctgacaacaaaaataagtttccccactgagggagaaaataaaggatatcttatcttatcttatcttatcttatctaatTTAGTCTAACTCGCTCTGCCTTAAACATTTCTAGCCAGTAGCTCTTCACTGTGATTTCAAAAAACCTTTCTGAGTAATCTTAAATCTTTCTCAGCCCAGGTACCTTAAAGGCTATTCTCAGTCTCAGCTGATCTCtatctctttttttaaactgatgTCATATTGTTCAGGATTCATTCATAATTTAAATGTACCCGTCATGTAGCTCTGGCCTCTTTTTGTAcacagtattattattgttaatggACTCACGGCTCAGAGGCCGTGAAGAGCCGACGGAGGCTCCTCTGGTTTGTTATGTGTGAGAACCTGATCTTATTGTGGAGCACAATAGAAGGAAGAACACGCATCGGCAGACACAAGTCCAGTAGCAAACACGCCCACTCGTTCACAATGGGTGGACATGTGTGTCCAAACCTTAACTGGTGCTGGACTTAAAAGTAAAATTTAACTAAAAAACaagtacaaaagaaaacaagtaaCCAACCACAAAAACAGAACGTTGTGAGGAATTATCTTATACTCAAGAATTGAATGAATTCAAGAACAATGTTTCACTCTTCTCAGGATGGATTTATTTTACAATCAAAAGTAGATTAGTCTTTTTGAACACTTTAATTCGAGGTACTGTATTTTGGAgtttaaagacaaaaataaacacTTTAAAAATCTTAAGTGAACCCgtattatctttttatctttatatgggtgtttggttttgggggtgtttgatttgtatttgacagtgctgtgtgagtgagatggagatgtccaTCTGAATTTGTAAGGAAAAAACACACATGAAGGTTTTTTAAGCCCCCTGTATTTTAAACTCTCCTCTTATTAAACTCACCTTATTAAGATCTTTCTTTACAGCATCTGCAATGTCCTTCTGCCGCTCGGCGAACAGCCGCTGCAGGTTCTTCAGCTGGATGATGCGGTACTCCAGGGGTTTGGATCTACCTGTTTCAAAGGCTTTTCTGGCACGAGCCACTGCCTGCTGCTCCTGAGACATCCTGCAATCAGATGGGAAGACATGATGGTCTCAGGCATGATGGATTCAGACATGATGGATACAGATATGATGGTCTCAGACATGATGGTCTCAGACATGATGGTCTCAGACATGATGGTTTCTGTCGGCTGCTTTACGAGAATATGAAGCAAAGTTGAGCCATGTTAATAACCATAAAGTTCCAAAttggctttaattttttttttttttattttaatatcaaattaatttactgtacagtgagcgaaaataaccgagtcaaattccctgtcttgtttgacctgacttggccaaataaacatgattctgattcttattcTGATTCTAAAGATGATTACAACCCCTTTACTCCCAGACCCCCCTGTACAGGATGTACAGGTATGTGTCATTTAAGTGACAGCTATTCTACTTATCACTGCATCTTATATGAAAAACTTGGGTGGACTTCCCTTTCTGTCAGACGTGATAGGCATTGGTTTCTCTTTGTTTATAAAGCCGTAATTGGAAGGTTTCCTCATTACCTTAGCTCCTTACTGAGGTGGCATAATGGCAGATACTCAACCCGCTCCTCTGATTTTCTCATGCTGGAAGTCTCATGTCCACGGACTGAATGTGGAAAAACTGCATTTAGCTACTGCGCGGCTCACAGTTGGAACATTTTGCAACATGCATTGAAGTTGGAAATGTTTGTGCAGCTTGGTCAATTCAAATCCTTGATTGCTGACCATTTTACTCatgtttgtaattgtttttaatttttctcttttatttttattgtattattctttttatatggTTGTTGTGCATTCGGcatcattgtaaatgagggctTGCTCTCAATGATTTCTCCGAATTCAAATAAAGGTTGATTGATAAGAGCAGAAGCCTGAGAACAAGCTGCCGTGTAAAGGGTTTAAAACAGTTTCATGTAAAAGTCATGTAAAAAGACGACTGTTTAATGATGTCAAGTCACATTGTAGTTTTGGAGGTCAATACAATGATAAAGAGGTtaactgttgttgtttttaacacAACATGAGTAAGACTGGTTGATTTTTCAGGCTAAAGTAGCTTAAAATAATCTACAAAAAATGAAGACTCTACCAACCCCCAGTCAAACAAATTGATTTCAAAtagaggaaattaaaaaaactgttttgtcaTTTCTATGAGTAGTTGACCAGCAAAGAGGGTTCAAAGAGCAGAGTATTATAGTGTTCAAGGTCACCAAGATAACCTCTGTAACCTCAGTCATTTGCTAAAACTCGTGTGAAGtccagaaggaaggaaaatgTACATTGAACATGTGATCATAAATTACCCTTCATAAGCAAGAATAAGAATTTCTTGCTTATTCCAGTGAATACTACAAGGAAAATACCAGAATAATGAAGTTAAAGCTTTAAGGAGGCACAATAAGTGAACTTTATCTGGTGGAGCCCACAAAGAGCTGGATGTTCACATACTTTTACCTCTCACTGGTTGAAGAAATGGCTAAATAGCCTcaaataataaattattaagtACGGTATATTATAGTtgcctttattttcttttagacTGTAAGTTAGATGATCAACAAACGTAATGCCACTGCACAATTTATGAAGTACTTACTCAGTTATTTAAAATTTTCTGTGCAAAATTAcaagtagttttttttccctttttaaattGAACAACTCACTTAGTTGAACTATAACTTATGAAAATGTAGAACAGCTACAACTACACAACAAGGCGAGATAGTGAAGCTCTGCTCCACAAAGACGGCTCTGTGTATCAATATCATTTTTCTTCTCAACATTAACTTTGTGAGAGCTACAGTACAAGACTAGTCTCCCCAGCATGTGTTGAGGACAAAACTGAGTCAAAGTACAAGAATTGTAGCCACAACGCTGGACTATCTTGTCACTGCTCGCTCCTGCTCTCAAACCTTTGCCCTGACTATCAGCCACCTGCAGAACAGTATCTTATAAATGTTGCTGGTAGATTAGAAAAGGTCAAAAATATGGGGCTGCAATACATTTCTGGTCTCCTGCAGGAGAAATGTAACTTATTTGGGTTAACAGTGTGGAAGATCTTTAGTGGACAGTCGACTGGCAAAACACTGAGTACAAACAGGGTGAAAATCCATTCAAGTTCTAAGATGCACGGATAGAAAAGACCTCCTTTTGATAATAAATGTACCCCAACTCTTTCCACTATCAAAAACTGCTGTTTTCCACTGTCTTTGCCTGCACCCATGCCTGCAATGGAGCTCTGTTATTTCTTATCTTAATGTAATAGT encodes:
- the aldh3a2b gene encoding aldehyde dehydrogenase family 3 member A2b, translating into MSQEQQAVARARKAFETGRSKPLEYRIIQLKNLQRLFAERQKDIADAVKKDLNKSECGTQLYETLGVEGEIDLALKKLKEWAAPRPVEKNLLTLSDTVYVKPEPLGVVLIIGAWNYPWAITIQPLIGAIAAGNAAVVKPSEVCVHTSKVMEELLPIYIDKELYPVVTGGVTETQELLRQRFDHIFYTGNSMVGRVVMEAASKHLTPVTLELGGKSPCYIDKDCDISIACRRVAWGKYTNCGQTCIAPDYILCEPSVQDRVIQEVKKAVKEFYTDNPKTCPDYGRIINQRHFKRIMGLLDDTTVAAGGDNDEADCFIAPTILRDVKPEAKVMQEEIFGPLLPILPISGLDEAIKYINKREKPLALYVFSSHDKVIHRMRDETSSGGFLANDCLVHFSVNSLPFGGVGNSGMGCYHGKYSFDQLSHLRGCLIKKLNMEGVNSMRYPPHTPKKLGWARFFILKTANLGWMGRMVLFAVVAVVAAAVLQKYLL